From Chionomys nivalis chromosome 21, mChiNiv1.1, whole genome shotgun sequence, a single genomic window includes:
- the Dync1li2 gene encoding cytoplasmic dynein 1 light intermediate chain 2 isoform X1, with product MAPVGVEKKLLLGPNGPAVAAAGDLTSEEEEGQSLWSSILSEVSTRSRSKLPSGKNILVFGEDGSGKTTLMTKLQGAEHGKKGRGLEYLYLSIHDEDRDDHTRCNVWILDGDLYHKGLLKFAVSAESLPETLAIFVADMSRPWTMMESLQKWASVLREHIDKMKIPPEEMRDLERKFMKDFQDYIEPEEGCQGSPQRRGPLTSGSDEDNVALPLGDNVLTHNLGIPVLVVCTKCDAVSILEKEHDYRDEHFDFMQSHLRRFCLQYGAALIYTSVKEEKNLDLLYKYIVHKTYGFHFTIPALVVEKDAVFIPAGWDNEKKIAILHENFTTVKPEDAYEDFIVKPPVRKLVHDKELAAEDEQVFLMKQQSLLAKQPATPTRTSESPARGPSGSPRTQGRGGPTSVPSASPGTSVKKPDPNIKNNAASEGVLASFFNSLLSKKTGSPGSPSAGGVQSTAKKSGQKTVLSNVQEELDRMTRKPDSMVTNSSTENEA from the exons ATGGCGCCggtgggggtggagaagaagCTGCTGCTGGGCCCCAATGGGCCAGCGGTGGCGGCCGCCGGCGACCTAACCAGTGAAGAGGAGGAAGGCCAGAGTCTATG GTCTTCGATCTTGAGCGAAGTGTCCACCCGCTCCAGGTCCAAGCTGCCGTCCGGCAAGAACATTCTGGTGTTCG GAGAAGATGGTTCTGGTAAAACAACTCTCATGACCAAACTACAGGGAGCAGAGCACGGCAAAAAAGGAAGAGGCTTGGAGTATCTTTACCTCAGCATTCACGATGAGGACCGGGATG ATCACACCCGCTGCAATGTGTGGATCTTAGATGGAGACCTCTACCACAAAGGCCTGCTGAAATTCGCAGTTTCCGCTGAGTCTTTGCCGGAGACCTTGGCCATTTTTGTTGCAGACATGTCTAGACCTTGGACTATGATGGAATCTCTACAGAAGTGGGCTAGTGTTCTACGTGAGCACATTGACAAGATGAAAATTCCACCAGAGGAAATGAGGGATTTGGAACGAAAAT ttatgAAAGATTTTCAAGATTATATCGAGCCTGAAGAAGGTTGTCAGGGTTCCCCACAGAGAAGAGGGCCTCTGACCTCAGGCTCAGATGAAGACAATGTTGCCCTCCCTCTGGGTGACAATGTGCTGACTCATAACCTGGGGATCCCAGTGTTGGTGGTGTGCACAAAG TGTGACGCAGTGAGCATCCTGGAGAAAGAGCATGATTATAGGGACGAGCACTTCGACTTCATGCAGTCACACCTGCGGAGATTCTGCCTCCAGT ATGGAGCTGCTTTGATTTACACCTcagtgaaggaagagaaaaacctTGACTTGCTGTATAAGTACATTGTTCATAAAACATATGGCTTCCACTTTACCATACCCGCCTTAGTTGTGGAAAAGGACGCagtttttat ACCTGCAGGCTGggataatgaaaagaaaatagctaTTTTACATGAAAATTTTACAACCGTGAAGCCAGAAGATGCATACGAAGATTTTATTGTAAAGCCTCCTGTGAGAAAG CTGGTCCACGACAAAGAGTTGGCAGCAGAGGATGAGCAGGTGTTCCTCATGAAACAACAG TCACTCCTTGCCAAGCAGCCTGCCACGCCCACAAGAACCTCC GAGTCTCCTGCCAGAGGACCCTCTGGTTCTCCAAGGACCCAGGGTCGGGGTGGACCAACTAGTGTGCCAAGCGCATCCCCAGGAACATCAGTAAAGAAACCAGATCCAAACATCAAAA atAATGCAGCAAGTGAAGGGGTATTGGCCAGCTTCTTTAATAGTTTGCTGAGTAAAAAAACAGGCTCTCCTGGAAGTCCTAGTGCTGGTGGAGTGCAGAGCACAGCCAAGAAGTCAG
- the Dync1li2 gene encoding cytoplasmic dynein 1 light intermediate chain 2 isoform X2, with translation MAPVGVEKKLLLGPNGPAVAAAGDLTSEEEEGQSLWSSILSEVSTRSRSKLPSGKNILVFGEDGSGKTTLMTKLQGAEHGKKGRGLEYLYLSIHDEDRDDHTRCNVWILDGDLYHKGLLKFAVSAESLPETLAIFVADMSRPWTMMESLQKWASVLREHIDKMKIPPEEMRDLERKFMKDFQDYIEPEEGCQGSPQRRGPLTSGSDEDNVALPLGDNVLTHNLGIPVLVVCTKCDAVSILEKEHDYRDEHFDFMQSHLRRFCLQYGAALIYTSVKEEKNLDLLYKYIVHKTYGFHFTIPALVVEKDAVFIPAGWDNEKKIAILHENFTTVKPEDAYEDFIVKPPVRKLVHDKELAAEDEQVFLMKQQESPARGPSGSPRTQGRGGPTSVPSASPGTSVKKPDPNIKNNAASEGVLASFFNSLLSKKTGSPGSPSAGGVQSTAKKSGQKTVLSNVQEELDRMTRKPDSMVTNSSTENEA, from the exons ATGGCGCCggtgggggtggagaagaagCTGCTGCTGGGCCCCAATGGGCCAGCGGTGGCGGCCGCCGGCGACCTAACCAGTGAAGAGGAGGAAGGCCAGAGTCTATG GTCTTCGATCTTGAGCGAAGTGTCCACCCGCTCCAGGTCCAAGCTGCCGTCCGGCAAGAACATTCTGGTGTTCG GAGAAGATGGTTCTGGTAAAACAACTCTCATGACCAAACTACAGGGAGCAGAGCACGGCAAAAAAGGAAGAGGCTTGGAGTATCTTTACCTCAGCATTCACGATGAGGACCGGGATG ATCACACCCGCTGCAATGTGTGGATCTTAGATGGAGACCTCTACCACAAAGGCCTGCTGAAATTCGCAGTTTCCGCTGAGTCTTTGCCGGAGACCTTGGCCATTTTTGTTGCAGACATGTCTAGACCTTGGACTATGATGGAATCTCTACAGAAGTGGGCTAGTGTTCTACGTGAGCACATTGACAAGATGAAAATTCCACCAGAGGAAATGAGGGATTTGGAACGAAAAT ttatgAAAGATTTTCAAGATTATATCGAGCCTGAAGAAGGTTGTCAGGGTTCCCCACAGAGAAGAGGGCCTCTGACCTCAGGCTCAGATGAAGACAATGTTGCCCTCCCTCTGGGTGACAATGTGCTGACTCATAACCTGGGGATCCCAGTGTTGGTGGTGTGCACAAAG TGTGACGCAGTGAGCATCCTGGAGAAAGAGCATGATTATAGGGACGAGCACTTCGACTTCATGCAGTCACACCTGCGGAGATTCTGCCTCCAGT ATGGAGCTGCTTTGATTTACACCTcagtgaaggaagagaaaaacctTGACTTGCTGTATAAGTACATTGTTCATAAAACATATGGCTTCCACTTTACCATACCCGCCTTAGTTGTGGAAAAGGACGCagtttttat ACCTGCAGGCTGggataatgaaaagaaaatagctaTTTTACATGAAAATTTTACAACCGTGAAGCCAGAAGATGCATACGAAGATTTTATTGTAAAGCCTCCTGTGAGAAAG CTGGTCCACGACAAAGAGTTGGCAGCAGAGGATGAGCAGGTGTTCCTCATGAAACAACAG GAGTCTCCTGCCAGAGGACCCTCTGGTTCTCCAAGGACCCAGGGTCGGGGTGGACCAACTAGTGTGCCAAGCGCATCCCCAGGAACATCAGTAAAGAAACCAGATCCAAACATCAAAA atAATGCAGCAAGTGAAGGGGTATTGGCCAGCTTCTTTAATAGTTTGCTGAGTAAAAAAACAGGCTCTCCTGGAAGTCCTAGTGCTGGTGGAGTGCAGAGCACAGCCAAGAAGTCAG